A genomic region of Saccopteryx bilineata isolate mSacBil1 chromosome 1, mSacBil1_pri_phased_curated, whole genome shotgun sequence contains the following coding sequences:
- the GPR37L1 gene encoding G-protein coupled receptor 37-like 1, which yields MGQLPPARLDMRWLWPLAISLAMVSATGLSSVSGAAPLHLGRHRTNVPEPMSRPKRGTKDEETKEVQQYVPEEWAEFPRPIHPAGQPTKPLVGTSPSPDAGDTPGSGPELQGNLMGTPGQRLQMQNPLYPVTESSYSAYAVLLLALVVFAVGIVGNLAVMCVVWHSYYLKSAWNSILASLALWDFLVLFFCLPIVIFNEVTKQRLLGDVSCRAVPFLEVSSLGVTTFSLCALGIDRFHVATSTLPKVRPIERCQSILAKLAVIWVGSMMLAVPELLLWQLAPEPTPTAGTVDSCIMKPSASLPESLYSLVMTYQNARMWWYFGCYFCLPILFTVTCQLVTWRVRGPPGRKPECRAGKNEQCESQLNGTVVGLTVVYALCTLPENVCNIVLAYLSSELTRQTLGLLGLVTQFSTFFKGAITPVLLLCVSRPLGRAFLDCCCCCCEDCGGTSDAAATPGSDSKLKTEMSASIYFHKPRESPPLLPLGTPC from the exons ATGGGGCAGCTGCCTCCTGCTCGTCTGGACATGCGGTGGCTGTGGCCGCTGGCCATCTCTCTTGCCATGGTGTCAGCCACGGGGCTAAGCAGCGTCTCTGGGGCTGCCCCCCTGCACCTGGGAAGGCACCGAACCAACGTCCCAGAGCCGATGAGCCGGCCCAAGAGAGGCACCAAGGATGAGGAGACCAAGGAAGTGCAGCAGTATGTGCCCGAGGAGTGGGCTGAGTTCCCCCGGCCCATCCACCCTGCTGGCCAGCCCACCAAGCCTTTGGTGGGCACCAGCCCCAGCCCAGATGCTGGGGACACCCCGGGCAGTGGGCCAGAGCTGCAAGGAAACCTAATGGGGACTCCAGGTCAGAGGCTGCAGATGCAGAACCCCCTGTACCCGGTAACCGAGAGCTCCTACAGTGCCTACGCCGTCCTGCTGCTGGCCCTGGTGGTGTTCGCTGTGGGCATCGTGGGCAACCTGGCCGTCATGTGCGTTGTGTGGCACAGCTACTACCTGAAGAGTGCCTGGAACTCCATCCTGGCCAGCCTGGCCCTCTGGGACTTCCTGGTCCTCTTCTTTTGCCTGCCCATTGTCATCTTCAACGAGGTCACCAAGCAGAGGCTGCTGGGGGACGTCTCCTGCCGGGCCGTGCCCTTCCTCGAG GTCTCCTCTCTGGGGGTCACCACCTTCAGCCTCTGCGCCCTGGGCATTGACCGCTTCCACGTGGCCACCAGCACGCTGCCCAAGGTGCGGCCCATCGAGCGGTGCCAGTCCATCCTGGCCAAGCTGGCTGTCATCTGGGTGGGCTCCATGATGCTGGCTGTGCCCGAGCTCCTGTTGTGGCAGCTGGCGCCGGAGCCCACCCCCACCGCGGGCACCGTAGACTCATGCATCATGAAACCCTCGGCCAGCCTGCCTGAGTCCCTCTACTCACTggtgatgacctaccagaacgccCGCATGTGGTGGTACTTTGGCTGCTACTTCTGCCTGCCCATTCTCTTCACGGTCACCTGCCAGCTGGTGACATGGCGCGTGCGGGGCCCCCCTGGGAGGAAGCCAGAGTGCCGGGCGGGCAAGAACGAGCAGTGTGAGAGCCAGCTCAATGGCACTGTGGTGGGCCTGACCGTGGTCTACGCCCTGTGCACGCTGCCCGAGAATGTCTGCAACATCGTGCTGGCCTACCTGTCCTCTGAGCTGACCCGCCAGACCCTGGGCCTGCTGGGCCTCGTCACCCAGTTCTCTACCTTTTTCAAGGGCGCCATCACCCCGGTGCTCCTGCTCTGTGTGTCCCGGCCGCTGGGCCGGGCCTTCCttgactgctgctgctgctgctgtgaggACTGTGGCGGCACCTCGGATGCTGCGGCCACACCCGGCTCGGACAGCAAGCTCAAGACAGAGATGTCCGCCTCCATCTACTTCCACAAGCCCAGGGAGTCGCCCCCGCTCCTGCCCCTGGGCACACCGTGCTGA